CCAGAAGCTGATTCttggtgcaagtaaaatattCCTGGTGCAAGATTTCCAGACTTGTAGAGAGAAGCACTGTCTTAGAGTAAGAGTATCAGTCTTAAGAGTAGAAAGGAATTCTTGAGCAAGatcctgaatcttagcacaAGATGCATATTCTGTTAACTGGTAACTTAGTTCTTTAGGACAGAAAGGTTTCCTTGCTTACAAAAACTTTCAAGAAACTGATTCTAGGTTTGACCTGCTACCAGAATCTTTATCTTTGTACAAGATAATATATATTGGGTTTAAGACATCTATTCTTAAGGACGGAAGGTTATTCTTGTTGAGAGAATCTAAATCTTCATACAAGATGCATAATATGGTTAGtgcaagaagcaacaagaaatcgATTATTAAGGAcagaaagattttcttgctaaaagAACCTTTCAAGAAACATAATCTAGGTTTTCCTGCTATAAGATTAGATATTTAATCTTTGTTCTAGAATAAGATTATTTTTCTTAGTTTAGAGAACATTTATAGGTTTGAAACTATGATTAGATATAAATTCTGTACCACAGAATCATTCTTGCCACAAGAAAATTAATCTTAAGTTTTTAGTCccgaaatttaagaaaaaacagcttggtctgagaaaaaaatctaagaaaactTTAACCTTCTAactgacattttcttattttcttattttctcacacagagaataattttctttgtggaagataacttttcttccacaaagataaataagaatggcatttttggtagtgtgacTACGACAGGCATGTGTTGTCGCATTGCACAATGTAGATCTTTTTGTCTGCAGTTTGAGCTAAAACAAAGCAAGTGAAGTCATAACTCTTCCAAAACCCTACATGCAGTTCTTTAACAATCTGCTTGGTGGCACTGCTGTACTGATTTTCAAACAGGTCCAGATCTGACCATGATAGGCATGTGTTGCACAATATAGATCTTTTCGTCTGAGGTCTGagctaaaatgtaaaaattcatattccgaAACCCCACATGCAGTTCTTGTACAATCTGCTTGGTGGCACTGCTATACTGACTTCAAAGGGGAAGGTCCAGATCTGACTATGACAGacatgtgttgttgtgttgCACAATGTAAATCTTTTTGTCTGAGCTAAAACATAGCAAGTGAATTCATAACCCTTCCAAAATCCTACAAGCAGTTCCTTTACAATCTGCTTGGTGGCACTACTGTATTGACTTTCATTTCCTTTGGATTTCCAGCGAGGACTATGAGGAGTATGAAAGCCGTGACCGCCGCCATTCTCACCGAGACAAAAAGAAGCACaagaaggacaagaagaagtAAGAAATTGTACACCTGATCTATTTGTTAGGAACTGCTCGAAAGTGCTTGAAATcctttttcagccaggttgcccaggtgGCAagctgagtcaaaagccaggttgtgccatcagcatttcaggttgcccactTCCAAgatgttactttcttcaaatcagctacttatccattatcatTTTGTCCAATCACATGTGACTTCttatgttttgtcttatcaagaaataaatacaaaagattAATATGCACATAGGTGGGGGAAATaggtgttccaactgcaaaattctGGGTTGTGCACTGCACTAActgggtttaaaatcaagttgcaTGTTTAAGTGTGCAATtaggtattttgagcactgacTGCTTTagtttgttacatgtatgtcaagttGTGTTTTTGTGAGAATACATTGTTCATGTAccttgcgccatcaacatttcaggttgccccactttcaagttattactttcttcaaatcagctacttattcattattttttgtCCAGTTACATGTGactacttatgttttatcttatcataaAATGAGTTTGTTATGTGAAGTTGTGCTATTGTGAGATTACATTGCACAATGTACCTTGcaaaagaatactgtaaatgcagaaactttcgcggtgggttaatgttcacggttttcatggtggccacttcaccacgaacttcaaaccaccgcaacatttttccttggcagtaagagactactgtgcatggtgctaccacgaacttaaaaccattgcgaaaagtcctttttctcgctaccgcaaaattaaatgcatttactgtattatATGAATTCATTATCTTGTCCCTAATTTTCAGGTCCAAgcacaagaagaagaagcacaAGAAGCATGCCAAGAAGCGTTCCCGGCGCGACAGCAGTGCAGACTCCCAGTCCGGGTCGGCATCACGTTCAGACTCACGCTCCAGGTCCCCTGTCAGGAGGGAGAGGGAGTCAGTACCTGAGAAAGAAAAGTAAGTTTGTACGGGAACGCGTGGTGCAGCGGCAGTGTGTTTGGCATAGGACCAACAGGTCTCGTTCGaaacctgccgtgtcaccgatcatgtttccttgggaaaggcacttaacacaactttcctcactttactctggttaaaaatgagtatctagcttcagCTAGgaccgtccctcagataggacgttaaatggaggtcccgtattcgggaagagccacaccttgagcaagtttaagaacccactacacttatcaaaaagagtaggggaccttcctggtgtgagtggatcaaaccttacagtctggttgacatcttgcaaaggtgttagtcacctgttatgtcaatccttccacaaatgtggtaaaactgaatgaaataaaaaattttcaaaaatgtgtttttctatCCGTGTTCCTGTAGGTCagaaagcccccctcccacacactGGAAACCAGGGCAGGCTCCTCTCAAACCACACAAAACAGAACTGCACCGCCAGAGTGCGCCACTGACTAATGGAGAGGacagggaggaggaggaggtatCCAGTGTGAATGGACGGTGAGTGGggatcaggcttttagccaggcatatGCGTCAAGGCATCAATTGGACGTACTGTTCTGAAAATAATAAGGAATTGGACGCACTAAATGCACTGAAGAGGCCCTTGCACTGGgcgcagatcctctgacaagcattagattctgattgaccagggattcCACTAGGTTACAGTCTTCAACtatgacctctctgacagtaatttgccCCTCAGGAAACCTCAGAATGTTCCATTTTAACTTAGAATTCTTTCAAACCCAAACCATGCAAGGTCGATGCCCCCtgacccccctacaatacttACATCTGTATTTTTTGCCATATGGTGAATCTCAGTCACTAAGAAATTTGGACCActtagctaaaagcctgctggtGATTTTGTGAAAATCTCATCACTGCTCAAACTTGTGGAGAAAAGTACAACTGTTAGAAGATAATATACTTTTTGTGGTTAGCATTATCTTTACCAAGAAGGTTACTAgactactctcacctctcaaataaacgtaccggtacgtttatttttttccgcctcaaaatccacccggtacgtccttattttagacggtacgtttattttttttttcaaattggggctttctttactaaccagggacctcaaaaatattgaaagtttggtattttctgcccatatttccgctgtatttttgcttaatattcactatttttcggacgaggcatcgcggatttccctgccgctagcgctatgacccaaacataactagggatgcgtaccggtacgcaggaccagttctggacttgcaaaaacgtttcggttcaggtccaaaaatagcggaacacaagtgattcggtactggactcgtaaaaaaatatatccttttcgttttagaccatctttaaccttccaaaaatcttgaaatgttgcgctgaacaaagacgaaaacatcgaggtcacatgctacacacacagtcgcttacttccgtaaattctctatcaaaacacagaaattaaccaccaaccaaacaaattaaaaagttatcaatacttttccactatttttcacccgtagtcaacttgttttaatgttccagcaacgaaaaaatcattccaaaacaaagcatagcgttcaaatcggctcgaaaagatccgccatgttgcattcatcaactcacgccgaatctcgcggtaatgcgcgagagaatcatatattttctgcagtaccggtatttctcgatagggggcagtgtctatgaccttggtttctgcaacattgaaaatagcacaagtggtgaataaggtattctaagttggaatgtttcttcaaaatgttattttgtaacaatgattataaaataaacttcttttttcatttcttcaatttttattttcagtcattttttttacttttattttaacctttgttgatggtgtgacactcagataaagaaaatatgtgcaataacatggggattattctgttcattatttatacaattaactgatatggtaataaaaaataaaaaataaaaaaataactgatatggtactgaggcataaataaataaaaagagcctacctgcttatcatcttctcttggactgaagtagcatgggcacagtttacatgtcaatttggtaattttccggggggtacttttattccagggggtacttttattagattttgaagatttgtccggggggtacttttattccagggggtacttctatttgagaggtgagagtaagtATGTTTTTGGTTTCATTTTTGACTAGGTTAAACTTTGTTTTTGTGGACAACATAACTGAAAAATCCATTGATAGATCTTCATATGAGTTGGTAGATGAGTAggtgtcaggaaaacaaaggtcaagtacGATGCAGCGCCTCCTATTAGTTTTctttggtattgcagcagaacatGTGTTTTCATTATCTTGTGATCTGAACAATTGTAGTGATTTTTGAGttctgggttttatacatatattattAGTATGTAGAAATTTGCCCTTGGGGACTGGGAagtaatgtacatgtttctttgttgtttgtaTGTGGCATACACATTGCATTGACATGATTGTTCTCTATTCCTCTTGCAGTCGTTCACCAAGCCGTAGCCCCTCCCCTTCCCCGTCCCCTCCCCCCAGGCAGCGCAGTCCCTCTCCCCCACCCAGGCAGCGTAAGCCCTCCCCTCCTGCAGTACCTACCTATCATTCTAGGGACCAGGGGAGGCAAATACAGACTGGAGGGTGGTCATCTGAAGATAGAGGATCAGACAGGTAGGAGGAgagttagtgtttttttttttggcgatcCCTCAGGGGCAAGCCAAATGGTTAgtccacaccaattttacttgtagcttttcatatttttttcagaaaaaaattgaacaggCAGatcgaaaaaaaataaaaatatatttttttaaaaggtctggggtgaagatatatggcTTGAATAACAAAGAAAAAGCCTAGGAGTTCAATTGCACATTTTATACAATccttcttttgatttgtttctaatgttctgaataaaaggcattgtttttggaCTGAAATTGTGTGCCTGAATGGTATTATTTACATGTTAGTGATAGaaaaaacctgtattattttttctctggacttattttcttttaatgaaaaaaagtggacaggcgaatccgagaagcaagaaataaaatttgtgTGACCTCACTTAGAAATTTTTGTATTAAAAGATACTATGGCATCCAACTCTTTTGCTTATCCACCTTGTTGAAACAACTGAtgttaagtttgtttgtttgtttgtttgtaggtaTGGAAACCAGACCAGGATGTCTGACCAAAGGTCATCACAATCCCGATCACAAGAGAGGTCCTACCAAAGGTCACGGTCAAGGTCAGATAGCAGGTCAAAACGGAGAGACAGGTCATCATCTCATTCTAGGTCTTACTCTCGGTCTAAATCTCGATCCAGATCTAAGTCACCAGTTCGGTCACGTAGAAGCTCTCGTTCAAGTGCTTCGAAGAGTAAATCGTCGGAAGACTACTCGCGATCCAGCGACCGCGAGGCGAGCAGGAAGAAATCGGAACGGAAAGGCTCCAACTCCTCGCAGAAGAAGATCCGGGAGAGGTTCAAGTGGCAGCCGCCCCTGGAGCCGGAGGATGAAGTTGAGGAAACTGTGGAGTACGGGAGGAAGTCCGAGGGACAGATTTCTTCATCAGGGGAGCAGAAACCAAGGATCAGGACCCCACCTATGGCTCAAATCTGGGGGAACGTTGCCGAAGAGGTAAAGAGAAAACCCGTGTCTTCCTCCTCCGAATCAGACAAGAGTGTCGAAAAAAGCAGTCCTCCAAGGAGAGCCAGCAGTGGGAGCGATATGGAAGTCTCTGATCAAGAGAACGGAGGCATTGAGGTATCTTCTCATTCGAAACCTGCCGAGCCAGGCAGAAACAAGATAAACATAAGGCTGTCGCCCAGTCAGAAAAGAGAGAGCCCTCCGGGAAGAGTCCTCACAGGCCGTAAGGTGGAGATTGTGGTGAGAGAACGTGCGCCAAACCCCCAACCTACCGGCAAGTGGAAGGCGCTGGGAAATGCCGAGGATTTTATAGATAAAGAGAGTAAAGCAGGGCTAGAGAAAGAGAGGATGTCTGATAGGTCGCGCAGCGAGGAAGAATCCAAGGTTTATAGGGTCAAACCTGGATCGCTTATTGACGAAGTACAGAAGACGTCGGAGCGTCACTCCAACCGCCATCTCCGAAAGAGGGTTGAGAGCGAAGAGTCCGACAGCCAGCGTAGTCGTAGCCGCAGCCCCAAACGGACCAGCCAGCGACGATCGTCCTCCAACCGGCGCTCTGCAGACAGGAGGCGACACCGAACGTCCTCACGTTCAAGATCTCGTAGTTACAGTAGACGCAATAGAAGCTACAGCCGGTCGCGCAGTAGGGAGaggcccagccggcgagagtcTGAGAGACGGAGGGGGGGTTCTGACAGGAGGAGTTGGAGCAGGCGAGAGAGGAGTAGAAGCGATGAGCGTCGCCGTAGGAGCCGTGAGCGTCGCCGAAGTGCCTCCCCTCAAACCAGGCGCCGCAGTAGGTCACGCAGTCAGGATTACAAGAGGTGAGAATGCCTCAATCAGAATTAAACTCAACATTTGTTTATTGTCACAGATGCATATCATTGGAAAATTACAATAATAATACAATTACAGAATCTGTAATGCTGAGCcattatatatttttaaaaaaatactaatTGCTGTTTTTTGGGGATCAGCTTTCAAATTTTACTTGCTAAGTTTAAAACAGCTACAAATTTTTAAGTATTAAGTGCTGTTAAGATGTCTCTCAAATCAGGCTTATTAGCAGCATTGGAAGTTTTCTTCAATGTTCTCCTCTCCATGAGTTATTAAATTTTGTATACTTTGTGTAAATCTTACTAACTCCTACAGGGAGAGGAGGCGCAGCTACAGCAGGAGTCAGAGTCGGAGCCCGTCTCGTGAGAAGCGACGTTCCCGTAGCGACAGCAGTGACCATCGGAACAGGTCACGGGACAGGTCATATGACAGGTAAGCCTAGCTTCCTTTGACAACCTTCTTGGTTGATAAAAAGCTGAAGATCTCTCTTTAAGCAGCTTTTTGATGGATATTTTGTAGGTGTTTGCGAGATCCTCTAACCTACATTGTACTTCCTGCAAAGGTAGCCATGTGGTTACAAGTTTAGATAGCAGGAAGAAGTTGAGAggaggggtgggtaccggtacagaaaattcaggtccagaggaaccggacctgaacctggaccttattcgCAATTGTCTTGTAAACccgggtgatactcaaaacaatggttcatttcgctaaaaagagatctgtttggtggagtatttgatTTCTACGGGCATtttaaatcctacaaggctaacaaGGCTCTGTATCGatttactgtaaaacttggtagaagtgACTGTAAACTCGATTCTACTACCCTCTTGTCATTTCCTCCGATCAGAAAGccccaaaacgtatgaatgtcTGTTcatatacaaaaacaaatgtagtctgttcattttctaataggtccaacatccagtccatcaAATTTTTttaggttcttttttttttggaccagtccaagaagaaaagatggttttgtaccagtacccacccagTGGTACCCCACAACTGTTCTAAGTCTAACACCCAATCAttgattgctttttttttttcaaaagtttgtcTCTCCCCTTCTTGCTGTGTTGTTTGTGAAGCTCTTCGTCCAGTTCCAGCCTTAGTCCGGGGTACAGGTATGTTTACGATCGCCGCCGAAGAAGCAAACGCCACCGTTCCCCCTCCCCCTACCGTCACCACCACCCCCGATCCCGACACAGATACAGGCATAGGTACGGCCGCAGTCTCCGCACCGCGTCAGCATGGATCGCGGGAAAATGACGTCACTAACAAAAGCATCCTGATGGCTGTTTGTTGGATTGTTCTGTTGACTCTAACTTGATACAAATTTTGTTGCTGAGTAGCATGCCAAAACTTTGACATTGAACAATGATGGTTTGTTGTACACTGAACAATGTAGAGTAGCTTTTGAAAAAATAGTATCATAGTCTAATATGACCAGTAACTTTAGCCTGCCGTACTTACTGTAGATTTATATAGTCACAGTATAGCGCTATTGTACAGGTATGCTGACTTGATTTATGTAGTATGACTATGAGTttgctacatgtaacttttCATCTCTGTTGTTAAGCCATTGTTTCATTGCTTCAAAGGACTTAGCCAAACTGCATTCTTAAAGTGGATGCAAAGCCGCCTGCAGTGTAGTTAGATAACCTTTCTCTACAAAACTGCTGAATTGGTGTATTTTAACAGTTATGGAGTTTACTATGGATTTGCATAACTCAACATTGTATTGATGTTTGTATAGTTTTATATTTGTAGCAATGATATGGATGAATTTCTCTTCCCAGTGTCATCTTCCTCtacattgtttatcaaaatgcACCAGGTCCTGTAAAAGTTGCTTCAGAATGTCATGGACAATGACATAACCTTACAGTCCTTACTCAAAAATCACCATACCATATGTCCCTTGTGCAGGGGTCATCGCAGGTCAGAGAGCAGGTCCAGACGCAGCCGGCGCTCTCGCTCCTACTCCAGGTACGTGGACTCATTTGTTTATCATCTGATGATTTATTTATGCATGTCGTTCATTTAAACATTTACCAGTTGATCAACAATAAAGAGTTGATGACAACCAGGTGGCCTTTTGGTCTAGTAGCAAGGTATCAGGACTTCCATGGTCATCCCTTCCAATTGTGacacttttttttatcttctgaactacatactgtaaatgcagaaatgttcgcggtggttttatgttcgtggttttcacggtggccacttcaccacaaacttaaaaccgccagaaacatttttccatggcagcaaGACA
Above is a genomic segment from Branchiostoma floridae strain S238N-H82 chromosome 16, Bfl_VNyyK, whole genome shotgun sequence containing:
- the LOC118403311 gene encoding peptidyl-prolyl cis-trans isomerase G-like isoform X1, whose translation is MAGLKHRPRCFFDIEVNGTPAGRVVMELYSDVCFKTSENFRCLCTGEKGIGKTTGKLLHYKGTPFHRVVKDFMIQGGDFTEGNGRGGESIYGATFKDENFILKHDREFLLSMANRGKDTNGSQFFITTKPAPHLDNIHVVFGHVLEGQQIIRTIENQKTDATSKPYADVRIANCGELVPKAKTKAKKRKKEEDQSSSVSDSSSGSESSSSSESEEEGSISGSSDSSETRRRWSKRKKKLKKKEAKRRRKEKKKKKKSKKSRKDGSDSEAESGEDKDGGVAAALSSVRAEDIPDIPPNNFLLRRTPPTAKSPQETASSGPAPEPVSYQSSRPKVSKSGRKIKGRGTMRYRTPSRSPSPSRWGRRSETPPHWRQEQLRSRNYAAERWTKGDKLAEQEQEEELQERIRRRQRRHRDRDLRDRFQRGRSRSDYDSEDYEEYESRDRRHSHRDKKKHKKDKKKSKHKKKKHKKHAKKRSRRDSSADSQSGSASRSDSRSRSPVRRERESVPEKEKSESPPPTHWKPGQAPLKPHKTELHRQSAPLTNGEDREEEEVSSVNGRRSPSRSPSPSPSPPPRQRSPSPPPRQRKPSPPAVPTYHSRDQGRQIQTGGWSSEDRGSDRYGNQTRMSDQRSSQSRSQERSYQRSRSRSDSRSKRRDRSSSHSRSYSRSKSRSRSKSPVRSRRSSRSSASKSKSSEDYSRSSDREASRKKSERKGSNSSQKKIRERFKWQPPLEPEDEVEETVEYGRKSEGQISSSGEQKPRIRTPPMAQIWGNVAEEVKRKPVSSSSESDKSVEKSSPPRRASSGSDMEVSDQENGGIEVSSHSKPAEPGRNKINIRLSPSQKRESPPGRVLTGRKVEIVVRERAPNPQPTGKWKALGNAEDFIDKESKAGLEKERMSDRSRSEEESKVYRVKPGSLIDEVQKTSERHSNRHLRKRVESEESDSQRSRSRSPKRTSQRRSSSNRRSADRRRHRTSSRSRSRSYSRRNRSYSRSRSRERPSRRESERRRGGSDRRSWSRRERSRSDERRRRSRERRRSASPQTRRRSRSRSQDYKRERRRSYSRSQSRSPSREKRRSRSDSSDHRNRSRDRSYDSSSSSSSLSPGYRYVYDRRRRSKRHRSPSPYRHHHPRSRHRYRHRGHRRSESRSRRSRRSRSYSRSRSRSYSSDSSRSRSRSRSKSRSYSRSRSRSRGRSDRRRDSHRRRSYSRSASGSSSGSDSGSESSSSQD
- the LOC118403311 gene encoding peptidyl-prolyl cis-trans isomerase G-like isoform X3; amino-acid sequence: MERTTKPAPHLDNIHVVFGHVLEGQQIIRTIENQKTDATSKPYADVRIANCGELVPKAKTKAKKRKKEEDQSSSVSDSSSGSESSSSSESEEEGSISGSSDSSETRRRWSKRKKKLKKKEAKRRRKEKKKKKKSKKSRKDGSDSEAESGEDKDGGVAAALSSVRAEDIPDIPPNNFLLRRTPPTAKSPQETASSGPAPEPVSYQSSRPKVSKSGRKIKGRGTMRYRTPSRSPSPSRWGRRSETPPHWRQEQLRSRNYAAERWTKGDKLAEQEQEEELQERIRRRQRRHRDRDLRDRFQRGRSRSDYDSEDYEEYESRDRRHSHRDKKKHKKDKKKSKHKKKKHKKHAKKRSRRDSSADSQSGSASRSDSRSRSPVRRERESVPEKEKSESPPPTHWKPGQAPLKPHKTELHRQSAPLTNGEDREEEEVSSVNGRRSPSRSPSPSPSPPPRQRSPSPPPRQRKPSPPAVPTYHSRDQGRQIQTGGWSSEDRGSDRYGNQTRMSDQRSSQSRSQERSYQRSRSRSDSRSKRRDRSSSHSRSYSRSKSRSRSKSPVRSRRSSRSSASKSKSSEDYSRSSDREASRKKSERKGSNSSQKKIRERFKWQPPLEPEDEVEETVEYGRKSEGQISSSGEQKPRIRTPPMAQIWGNVAEEVKRKPVSSSSESDKSVEKSSPPRRASSGSDMEVSDQENGGIEVSSHSKPAEPGRNKINIRLSPSQKRESPPGRVLTGRKVEIVVRERAPNPQPTGKWKALGNAEDFIDKESKAGLEKERMSDRSRSEEESKVYRVKPGSLIDEVQKTSERHSNRHLRKRVESEESDSQRSRSRSPKRTSQRRSSSNRRSADRRRHRTSSRSRSRSYSRRNRSYSRSRSRERPSRRESERRRGGSDRRSWSRRERSRSDERRRRSRERRRSASPQTRRRSRSRSQDYKRERRRSYSRSQSRSPSREKRRSRSDSSDHRNRSRDRSYDSSSSSSSLSPGYRYVYDRRRRSKRHRSPSPYRHHHPRSRHRYRHRGHRRSESRSRRSRRSRSYSRSRSRSYSSDSSRSRSRSRSKSRSYSRSRSRSRGRSDRRRDSHRRRSYSRSASGSSSGSDSGSESSSSQD
- the LOC118403311 gene encoding peptidyl-prolyl cis-trans isomerase G-like isoform X2 produces the protein MAGLKHRPRCFFDIEVNGTPAGRVVMELYSDVCFKTSENFRCLCTGEKGIGKTTGKLLHYKGTPFHRVVKDFMIQGGDFTEGNGRGGESIYGATFKDENFILKHDREFLLSMANRGKDTNGSQFFITTKPAPHLDNIHVVFGHVLEGQQIIRTIENQKTDATSKPYADVRIANCGELVPKAKTKAKKRKKEEDQSSSVSDSSSGSESSSSSESEEEGSISGSSDSSETRRRWSKRKKKLKKKEAKRRRKEKKKKKKSKKSRKDGSDSEAESGEDKDGGVAAALSSVRAEDIPDIPPNNFLLRRTPPTAKSPQETASSGPAPEPVSYQSSRPKVSKSGRKIKGRGTMRYRTPSRSPSPSRWGRRSETPPHWRQEQLRSRNYAAERWTKGDKLAEQEQEEELQERIRRRQRRHRDRDLRDRFQRGRSRSDYDSEDYEEYESRDRRHSHRDKKKHKKDKKKSKHKKKKHKKHAKKRSRRDSSADSQSGSASRSDSRSRSPVRRERESVPEKEKSESPPPTHWKPGQAPLKPHKTELHRQSAPLTNGEDREEEEVSSVNGRRSPSRSPSPSPSPPPRQRSPSPPPRQRKPSPPAVPTYHSRDQGRQIQTGGWSSEDRGSDRYGNQTRMSDQRSSQSRSQERSYQRSRSRSDSRSKRRDRSSSHSRSYSRSKSRSRSKSPVRSRRSSRSSASKSKSSEDYSRSSDREASRKKSERKGSNSSQKKIRERFKWQPPLEPEDEVEETVEYGRKSEGQISSSGEQKPRIRTPPMAQIWGNVAEEVKRKPVSSSSESDKSVEKSSPPRRASSGSDMEVSDQENGGIEVSSHSKPAEPGRNKINIRLSPSQKRESPPGRVLTGRKVEIVVRERAPNPQPTGKWKALGNAEDFIDKESKAGLEKERMSDRSRSEEESKVYRVKPGSLIDEVQKTSERHSNRHLRKRVESEESDSQRSRSRSPKRTSQRRSSSNRRSADRRRHRTSSRSRSRSYSRRNRSYSRSRSRERPSRRESERRRGGSDRRSWSRRERSRSDERRRRSRERRRSASPQTRRRSRSRSQDYKRERRRSYSRSQSRSPSREKRRSRSDSSDHRNRSRDRSYDRGHRRSESRSRRSRRSRSYSRSRSRSYSSDSSRSRSRSRSKSRSYSRSRSRSRGRSDRRRDSHRRRSYSRSASGSSSGSDSGSESSSSQD